TTCTTTTAAGACCCAGGCGAACGCCGTAAGTCGGGTAAAAAACTTCTCCGGAAGCGAATTGTCTCCAACTCTGTTCAAAATCCAAAAATTTTGAATTTTCCTAAAGGGGGTTGAATAAACCCTTAAATCTTCGACATTTGAGTTAATTGACAATACATTCTCTTATTCCAGTGTAGAACAGCCTTATACATCGTAGCTAGAACTCCTGCGTTCCAATTCAAAAAACTTATATAGTGAGCTTTTCAGTCATTTTGAATGGTTGATCCATTTATGTTACGCCATGCTGTACTAGCTCGATGAGTAGCTATACTTAATTTCTTCTAGATGCATCTTGTGGAAGTTCCTCAAATATTGACATCCATAGGAGACTAAAAGAAAGAACCAGGACTTATGCACTCAGATTCCCCAAACTCCTTTTTAAGGGGAGCCAGTGCGCTAGAAGTTTCCCCATAAACGACTGGCGTCCGGCTCTGCTGACTTGTACCCCTCCAAGGAAGCAAGCTACACCTTGGTCTCTGACAGGAGAAGCAACTGGCGTGGGCTTGGGGAAATCAAAGTTTCAGGCTTGAGTGCGTAAGTCCTAAAAATAACAAAACCTATTTCACAGTTCTTGACGCAGCGAATGCTGCAATTGCTAAGGAGGATTTATGCGTGCAGTGCTGATGGCAGGTGGTTCAGGAACACGGCTTCGCCCGTTAACTTGCGATCTGCCCAAACCTATGGTTCCTATTTTAAATCGACCGATCGCGGAACACATTATCAATCTCCTTAAACGGCATCAAATTACAGAAGTTATTGCGACGTTACATTATTTACCTGATGTTTTGCGAGATTACTTCCAGGATGGCAGCGATTTTGGCGTACAGATGACTTACGCGGTTGAAGAAGACCAACCCCTTGGCACAGCAGGCTGTGTAAAAAACATAGCCGAACTCCTTGATGAAACTTTTTTAGTTATAAGCGGCGATAGCATAACAGATTTTGACCTGACAGCAGCAATTGAATTTCACAAAGAAAAACAATCAAAAGCCACTTTAATTTTGACCAGAGTACCTAACCCAATTGAGTTTGGGGTAGTGATTACCGATGAGCAAACACGGATTCGACGATTTTTAGAAAAACCTTCTACTAGCGAAATTTTTTCTGATACTGTTAACACCGGCACATACATTCTCGAACCAGAAGTTTTGGAATATCTGCCAGCTAATATCGAATCCGACTTTTCCAAAGACTTGTTCCCCTTACTCCTAGCAAAAGATGAGCCAATGTACGGTTACATTGCCGAAGGTTACTGGTGCGATGTTGGCCATTTAGATGCTTATCGCGAAGCTCAGTATGATGCGTTAGCTGGTAAGGTAAAACTTGATTTTGCCTACAGAGAAGTTTCAACAGGTTTGTGGGTGGGTCAAAATACTTATATTGATCCAACAGCACATATTGAAACCCCAGCTGTAATTGGCGATAATTGCCGTATCGGGGCAAGAGTACAGATTGAGGATGGAACTGTAATTGGGGATAATGTCACCATTGGGGCTGATGCTAATCTTAAACGTCCAATTGTCTGGAATGGGGCAATTATCGGAGATGAAGCACATCTAAGCGCTTGTGTAATTTCTCGTGGTACTCGTGTAGACCGTCGCGCTCATGTGTTAGAAGCTGCTGTAGTGGGTTCGCTTTCTACGGTGGGTGAAGAAGCCCAAATTAGCCCTGGCGTACGTGTTTGGCCTAGTAAAAAGATTGAATCAGGTGCAGTTTTAAACATTAACTTGATTTGGGGTAACACAGCTCAACGCAATTTATTTGGGCAACGTGGTGTACAAGGATTAGCAAATATCGACATCACCCCAGAGTTTGCTGTGAAGTTAGGAGCCGCTTACGGTTCTACCTTGAAACCCGGCTCTAAGGTAACGGTTTCTCGTGACCAGCGTAATATCTCTCGCATGGTCACTAGGTCGTTAATTGCTGGCTTGATGTCAGTTGGTGTTGATATTCAAAATCTGGATGCCACAGCTATTCCCATCGCTCGTACAGTTATACCTACAATGTCAGTTGCTGGCGGTATCCATGTACGGGTACACCCCGATCGCCCTGATTACATCCTCGTTGAATTTATGGATGCCAAGGGCATTAATATTTCCAAAGCACTGGAAAAGAAAATTGAGGGGGCATACTTTAAAGAAGATATGCGACGGGCGCTAATTCATGAAATTGGTGATGTGGCATACCCAAGCCAAGTCATTGACCGCTACTGCACCGCTTTTGAGAAGCTGTTACACGTTGCTACTCTCAGTAACAGTCGGGCAAAAATAGTGATTGACTATGTTTATGCTGTATCTGGGGCAGTATTGCCGCAAATGTTAGATAAATTTGGTGCTGATGCGGTAGTTTTGAACGCCAGCCTGAATAAAAACGCTGTGACAACGACTGACCGAGAAGGGCTACTGACTCAATTAGGTCATGTAGTTGAGGCGTTGCAAGCTAACTTTGGCGTTCAGGTATCAGCTAATGGGGAACAGTTGATTTTAGTTGATGAATCTGGCTTCGCGATTCGTGGGGAAATGTTAACGTCTCTAATGGTGGACATGATACTAACATCTAACCCCAGAGGAACGGTAGTTGTACCAGTTCATACTTCTAGCGGCGTGGAACAAATTGCCCGCCGCCACGATGGTAAGGTGATTCGCACCAAAGCCAACCCGACAGCATTGATGGAGGCTTGCCAGAAAAATGTGAATGTGGTGTTAGGAGGTAGTGGGGACTTTGGTTTTATTTTCCCGCAACTGCATCCGGGATTTGATTCCATGTTCTGCATTGCCAAAATAATTGAGATGTTGACCATACAAGAGCGATCGCTTGCTAATGCCCGCTCAGAATTGCCCCGTGTAATTCACAAAGCGCATACAGTCCGCTGTCCTTGGACAGCCAAAGGAGCGTTGATGCGTTATTTGGTGGAAACTCACCCAGCCCAAAACCTTGAGTTAATCGATGGAGTAAAAATTTGTCAGCCCTACGATGACAGTTGGCTGTTAGTTTTACCAGATGCCAGCGAGCCACTTGTACATTTATATGCAAATAGTAATGACCGCGATTGGGTAGATGATACCTTAAGAAACTACCGCACCCGCGTTCAGTCTTTTGTCGAAAGACAACAAGAACAGCACCCTGCTGAAGTGTAAATATCAGTTTTTAGTGGTAAGTAGACAGTTGTTCTAAGATAATAACGACTGTCTACTGACCACTATTGTTTATCTTCTCTGCCAAAAGCTGTATAAAAGCTGTGTGTTCGGCTGAATTCAACCCAGCTTGCAACACTGCCAACACCTGCGTCATCTTTAGCGTTAGCAATGCGGTCACGTCTAGCCACAAACCCGGAAATACTTGACTTTGAATGACACCGTTATTGTCTGCTGTCAATGAAATGTAGTCGCCATCTTGCCAGCAAAACCAGTCTAATTTCTGGTTTATAACCTGCCAAACAATATATTCTTGTACCCCATTCCGACGGTAAACTCGTTTCTTATCGTACAAATCTTTAGTTGCACTACTTGCGGCAATCTCGACGACTAATTCGGGCGCACCTTGAATATAATCATCTTCACTGAGGTGAGACTGTCCTCCTACTGATTCTTCTAATCTTAGTAGAGCATCAGGTTGTGGCTCGTTATCCAAATCTAGGCGGACAGTGGCATTATCATTCAAGTCAACGCCAGGTTTAGCCACCCAATAGGCAGACAGCCAACCCATAATCGCAGCATGAGGCTGAGCATGACTTCTAGAACGGACGGGGGACGCCACGTAAACAACTCCTTCTATAAGTTCTGCTTTCTTAAGATATGGCATGGCTGTATAACGACGCTCGAATTCGTAGCGCGTCAGGCGATCGCCACTTTCTAATGGAGGGATGCGTTCGCTTTTGTTAAAGCCGTGTTCTACCTTTGCTGTCATTACCCAAAATTCGAGGTATGAAGGAGTTGTAGCCTGAATCTAACATAATCAAGGAGTGGGGGCATTAGATATCGTCTCCTTCGGATGCTCCTTGCTTTTAAAATCTAAGGTGCGTGCGTAAGTCTCAAATTCTGAGGAAAGATCGCTAACTCAGTTTCAGGGTCAAAAAAGTGAATTCTATCTGGAGTTAACGATAACCATAGTTGCTCACCAACACTTACTAATCGGTCTGGTGGGACTCGCACTTGCAAGTAATTACCTGTACGGGCAAATTCCGAGCCAACTTCGCCAAGTCTGGCGGCAATAAAACTATCGTTACCAAGGTTCTCTACCGTGTCCACTTGCACTGGTAAATTTTTGGTGGCTGGCGCACTCAAGCTTAAGTGTTCTGGACGAATACCTAAAATTAGGGTTTGCCGATCATATTTTTGCAATGCACTTCCCCAGGCTTCTGGTAGTGTGAAACGGAACTGGGAATGAGTAATTAACAGTGGCGCATGAAACTCCACGGGAATAAAATTCATCGGTGGTGAGCCAATAAATTCTGCAACAAAACGATTAGCCGGACGGTTGTACAGTTCTAAAGGCGCAGCAACTTGCTGAATCTTACCCTCAGACATAATTGCGATGCGATCGCCCATTGTCATTGCCTCTGTTTGGTCGTGGGTGACGTAAATTGTCGTTGTCCCTAAATGCCGTTGCAATTTGACAATTTGAGCGCGGGTTTCCGCCCTCAGTTTGGCATCTAAATTAGAAAGCGGCTCATCCATTAAAAATACCTGCGGATTGCGTGCGATCGCTCTTCCTAATGCAACTCTTTGTCTTTGCCCGCCAGATAATTGTTTAGGTAAGCGATTCAGCAGCGTTTCAATTTGTAACAATTGAGCAACACTACGCACCTGCTCATTCACCGTCCGCTCTGTATCAGAGATATAACGGAGTCCTTTAGGTAACTTTCTTGTCAGCCCCACCAGGAGATTATTAAACAGCTCCCCTTGCCCCCTGCTCCCTGCTCCCTCTCCCCCGCCTCCCCCACGGCGGCGTAACCCAAAGGCGATGTTGTCGTACACCGTCATGTGCGGATAGAGAGCGTAATTTTGAAACACCATTGCGATGTCTCTCTCTTTAGGGGGTAAGTCATTTACCAAGCGATCGCCCACCCAGATATTGCCACCAGTCATCGTTTCCAAGCCAGCAATTAAGCGCAGTAGCGTGCTTTTACCACAGCCAGAAGGCCCCACTAGCACCATAAATTCCCCATCTGGGATCGTGAGATTAATCCGCCGCAAGACATTAACAGTTCCTGCTTGCTCTCGCGCTGCATCAGTTTTCTCACCATAATTGAGTGAGGGTTGGGTTTGTAAAGCAATATTTTCCCCTTTACGCGGGGGAAAACTTTTATAAACGTTTTCTAAAAGAACTTGCGCCACGATTTTAATTAAGAGTCAAGGATCAAGGGTCAAGAGTCAAGGGTCAAGAGTCAAAATAAGTTACTCTGGGCTTTGGACTCTGGACTTTGGACTCTGGACTCCGCAAAGCGGAAGGTTTAGCGCCCATAATACACGTTCCCTGTGAATACGAAAAGTTAAAAAAACAGCT
This region of Nostoc sp. UHCC 0302 genomic DNA includes:
- a CDS encoding mannose-1-phosphate guanyltransferase, which produces MRAVLMAGGSGTRLRPLTCDLPKPMVPILNRPIAEHIINLLKRHQITEVIATLHYLPDVLRDYFQDGSDFGVQMTYAVEEDQPLGTAGCVKNIAELLDETFLVISGDSITDFDLTAAIEFHKEKQSKATLILTRVPNPIEFGVVITDEQTRIRRFLEKPSTSEIFSDTVNTGTYILEPEVLEYLPANIESDFSKDLFPLLLAKDEPMYGYIAEGYWCDVGHLDAYREAQYDALAGKVKLDFAYREVSTGLWVGQNTYIDPTAHIETPAVIGDNCRIGARVQIEDGTVIGDNVTIGADANLKRPIVWNGAIIGDEAHLSACVISRGTRVDRRAHVLEAAVVGSLSTVGEEAQISPGVRVWPSKKIESGAVLNINLIWGNTAQRNLFGQRGVQGLANIDITPEFAVKLGAAYGSTLKPGSKVTVSRDQRNISRMVTRSLIAGLMSVGVDIQNLDATAIPIARTVIPTMSVAGGIHVRVHPDRPDYILVEFMDAKGINISKALEKKIEGAYFKEDMRRALIHEIGDVAYPSQVIDRYCTAFEKLLHVATLSNSRAKIVIDYVYAVSGAVLPQMLDKFGADAVVLNASLNKNAVTTTDREGLLTQLGHVVEALQANFGVQVSANGEQLILVDESGFAIRGEMLTSLMVDMILTSNPRGTVVVPVHTSSGVEQIARRHDGKVIRTKANPTALMEACQKNVNVVLGGSGDFGFIFPQLHPGFDSMFCIAKIIEMLTIQERSLANARSELPRVIHKAHTVRCPWTAKGALMRYLVETHPAQNLELIDGVKICQPYDDSWLLVLPDASEPLVHLYANSNDRDWVDDTLRNYRTRVQSFVERQQEQHPAEV
- a CDS encoding Uma2 family endonuclease, whose product is MTAKVEHGFNKSERIPPLESGDRLTRYEFERRYTAMPYLKKAELIEGVVYVASPVRSRSHAQPHAAIMGWLSAYWVAKPGVDLNDNATVRLDLDNEPQPDALLRLEESVGGQSHLSEDDYIQGAPELVVEIAASSATKDLYDKKRVYRRNGVQEYIVWQVINQKLDWFCWQDGDYISLTADNNGVIQSQVFPGLWLDVTALLTLKMTQVLAVLQAGLNSAEHTAFIQLLAEKINNSGQ
- a CDS encoding ABC transporter ATP-binding protein: MAQVLLENVYKSFPPRKGENIALQTQPSLNYGEKTDAAREQAGTVNVLRRINLTIPDGEFMVLVGPSGCGKSTLLRLIAGLETMTGGNIWVGDRLVNDLPPKERDIAMVFQNYALYPHMTVYDNIAFGLRRRGGGGGEGAGSRGQGELFNNLLVGLTRKLPKGLRYISDTERTVNEQVRSVAQLLQIETLLNRLPKQLSGGQRQRVALGRAIARNPQVFLMDEPLSNLDAKLRAETRAQIVKLQRHLGTTTIYVTHDQTEAMTMGDRIAIMSEGKIQQVAAPLELYNRPANRFVAEFIGSPPMNFIPVEFHAPLLITHSQFRFTLPEAWGSALQKYDRQTLILGIRPEHLSLSAPATKNLPVQVDTVENLGNDSFIAARLGEVGSEFARTGNYLQVRVPPDRLVSVGEQLWLSLTPDRIHFFDPETELAIFPQNLRLTHAP